The Congregibacter litoralis KT71 genome contains a region encoding:
- the gspD gene encoding type II secretion system secretin GspD, producing MTDSMKSSPPFARTRRAFLAALCVVLASCASQDMKQMARSETVLLGEPGKVEGRPEPVSAPKAAQGSSLSVSAQELADKQADERAKPVTYRGTDRQVRLPEPQDTIRFIGDDVSLNFEQAPLDEVVHAIVGDILQLDYIVDRPIQGKVTLRTRTPIPRNELLVVLESLLKAHDALMIRGDDGRYLITGSQQAMNLRPDVTSADDIAAGFSTMVIPLQYISAKAMASILEPLAEKDAFVRVDDTRALLMMAGTREQLSGWLEIVSTFDVDMLAGMSVGMFPLENSSVNETMEAIETLMDATGGEEGGISGIVRVLPMERLNSILVVTPRAHYLDRVGDWIQRFDVDPDARFEKRLYVYPVQNTTATRLAQLLNSIYAGGNAGAAGTRQSSGAIGDQAAVAPGLSPESISGGGSSVFGGASGDAGDGSTMGGSNSASNTGSFGSGGTGSGQGARAAATAMTSVNMGTTGAGQISPLADVRVVADEENNALMIYADGKQYGIVKDALKQLDVVATQVIIEASIMEVQLIDELRYGLEWTFKNGLGNNYDGLGTLAAGAAGPAAAAGFSYTVTNSLGDISAVLNALSEESLINVISSPSVMVLDNHTAFISVGDQVPVLQGQTITNGGNSVQNITYRDTGVQLSVRPSVNAGGLVTMDIEQSVIDVGSIDSATGQRAFLDRTINSRVAVRSSESVVLGGLIRENSSLGDSGVPILREIPLFGSLFGTTTTDSRRTELLVIITPRALYNEEELRAVSDEMREQVRFMKLVRDPPRSGEKTYEK from the coding sequence ATGACTGATTCGATGAAGAGTTCACCGCCGTTCGCCAGAACTCGCAGAGCGTTTCTTGCAGCCCTGTGCGTCGTGCTTGCGAGCTGCGCCTCCCAGGACATGAAGCAAATGGCGCGCTCGGAAACGGTGCTGCTGGGAGAGCCCGGCAAAGTCGAGGGCAGACCTGAGCCGGTGAGCGCCCCCAAAGCAGCACAGGGCTCATCGTTGTCAGTGTCTGCGCAGGAGCTGGCCGATAAGCAGGCGGACGAGCGAGCCAAGCCTGTAACTTACAGAGGCACCGACCGGCAGGTCCGGCTCCCCGAACCCCAGGATACGATCAGGTTTATCGGTGACGATGTCAGTCTCAATTTTGAGCAGGCGCCGCTGGATGAGGTGGTGCACGCCATCGTTGGCGACATCCTGCAGCTTGACTACATTGTGGATCGTCCTATTCAGGGAAAGGTTACTCTGCGCACGAGGACGCCCATCCCTCGCAATGAGCTACTGGTGGTGCTGGAATCTCTCCTCAAAGCCCACGATGCGCTGATGATTCGCGGTGACGACGGTCGTTATCTCATCACCGGTTCGCAACAGGCGATGAATCTTCGGCCGGACGTCACCAGTGCTGATGATATCGCGGCGGGGTTTTCCACCATGGTGATCCCGCTGCAATACATCAGCGCCAAAGCAATGGCCAGTATTCTGGAACCCCTGGCAGAAAAAGATGCATTTGTACGCGTGGATGACACACGTGCTCTGCTCATGATGGCAGGAACCCGGGAGCAGCTCAGCGGCTGGCTGGAGATCGTCAGCACTTTTGATGTCGATATGCTGGCGGGTATGTCGGTGGGTATGTTCCCGTTGGAAAACAGCAGCGTGAACGAAACCATGGAGGCGATCGAGACGCTCATGGACGCCACGGGCGGGGAAGAGGGCGGCATCAGCGGAATTGTGCGCGTCTTACCCATGGAGCGTCTCAACAGTATTCTGGTGGTCACGCCGCGCGCCCACTATCTCGACAGGGTCGGTGACTGGATCCAGCGCTTTGACGTGGATCCCGATGCACGCTTTGAAAAGCGCCTTTATGTCTACCCCGTGCAAAACACGACTGCCACCCGACTGGCTCAGCTGCTTAACTCGATTTACGCGGGCGGCAACGCTGGAGCCGCGGGCACGCGTCAATCATCCGGTGCCATCGGCGACCAGGCAGCAGTAGCCCCGGGTTTGTCACCGGAATCTATCAGTGGCGGTGGTTCTTCGGTTTTTGGCGGTGCCAGCGGCGACGCAGGTGATGGCTCCACAATGGGCGGCTCGAACTCCGCATCGAATACAGGTTCCTTTGGGAGTGGTGGCACCGGGTCGGGGCAGGGCGCTCGCGCTGCCGCCACGGCCATGACCTCTGTAAATATGGGTACCACCGGTGCGGGACAGATCAGCCCCCTCGCGGATGTGCGTGTGGTGGCCGATGAGGAAAACAACGCCCTGATGATTTATGCCGACGGCAAGCAATACGGCATTGTCAAAGACGCGCTCAAACAGCTCGATGTGGTAGCGACACAGGTCATCATCGAAGCCAGCATCATGGAAGTGCAGCTTATTGATGAACTGCGGTACGGACTCGAGTGGACCTTCAAAAACGGTCTGGGCAATAACTACGACGGTCTGGGGACTTTGGCGGCAGGAGCAGCGGGCCCGGCCGCCGCCGCAGGCTTCTCTTATACGGTGACAAATTCCCTGGGTGACATTTCGGCGGTTTTGAACGCGCTCAGTGAGGAATCGCTCATCAACGTGATCTCAAGCCCGTCGGTGATGGTTTTAGACAACCACACGGCATTCATCTCTGTGGGCGATCAGGTGCCCGTGCTCCAGGGGCAGACGATTACCAATGGTGGTAATTCGGTGCAGAACATCACCTATCGCGATACGGGTGTGCAGTTATCCGTGCGACCGTCTGTGAACGCCGGGGGGCTGGTGACCATGGATATCGAGCAATCGGTCATCGATGTGGGTTCCATTGACTCGGCCACGGGGCAGCGGGCGTTTCTGGACCGTACTATTAATAGTCGCGTAGCCGTGCGATCGTCCGAATCGGTGGTGCTGGGGGGGTTGATTCGTGAGAATTCCAGCCTCGGCGACTCCGGCGTGCCCATTTTGCGGGAGATACCGCTCTTCGGAAGCCTTTTTGGTACCACGACTACCGACAGTCGGCGCACAGAACTGCTGGTGATCATCACACCTCGCGCCTTATATAACGAAGAAGAGCTCCGGGCGGTGAGTGATGAGATGCGTGAGCAGGTCAGATTTATGAAGCTGGTCCGAGATCCCCCCCGTTCCGGGGAGAAAACTTACGAAAAATGA
- the gspM gene encoding type II secretion system protein GspM — translation MNWIRLHRRTSLFVGITLILPVFFYLKTVFGLLGLGFEYAGDRGRIEPRVARLKGLLQNEAELVKQSQVAEKRLREMAFPATDDPSALAARLQADIRQILSEAGMSVSNSQVMPVRQGELFDQVAVKLTTAGSLSALDAALAGIAAYRPQLLIESLDTFPVRANARNADEEQSVTAVMQLMVLRVLP, via the coding sequence GTGAACTGGATTCGCCTTCATCGCCGAACCAGCCTGTTTGTGGGGATAACGCTGATCCTGCCCGTGTTTTTTTACCTCAAAACGGTGTTTGGACTTCTGGGGCTGGGGTTTGAGTACGCGGGAGATCGCGGACGTATCGAGCCTCGCGTAGCACGTCTGAAAGGACTGCTGCAGAACGAGGCGGAGCTGGTGAAGCAGAGCCAGGTGGCAGAGAAGCGTCTTCGGGAAATGGCATTTCCGGCCACGGATGATCCGTCGGCGCTCGCCGCCCGACTCCAGGCGGATATTCGACAGATTCTGTCGGAGGCGGGGATGTCCGTCAGTAATAGTCAGGTCATGCCCGTGCGTCAGGGCGAGCTGTTTGATCAGGTTGCCGTCAAGCTGACAACGGCGGGATCGCTCTCAGCGCTGGATGCGGCTCTGGCGGGTATCGCGGCCTATCGACCGCAACTGCTCATTGAGTCTCTGGATACCTTTCCTGTCCGCGCGAATGCCCGCAACGCTGATGAGGAGCAATCCGTGACGGCGGTGATGCAGTTGATGGTACTGAGGGTGCTGCCGTGA
- a CDS encoding general secretion pathway protein GspK codes for MTVRGSRESGVALAVVVWFIAGMSLLVAGVVLSARTDVRLAQVHMGRAEASTAGDGAITLLMADIRDGAFSLGGDARLPQQQYQLGDVQIHVLAVPTEWLLDVNTASAPLLANVFEMSGALPRGNAQYLANAVVQWRQDAGRSGGTRLEAVEDLLSAPGVNRRTWDGVRDYVAVPVGGVGLSRPGARAMQRLRQLGQLAPESRVRNRGQAPVDVPLGQTRARGYRVDALVKIGETFWLRRRWVSLSASLGALPWRVYRTEPARIVSRPGPAV; via the coding sequence ATGACCGTGCGCGGAAGTCGCGAATCCGGCGTCGCCCTGGCGGTGGTGGTGTGGTTTATCGCCGGCATGTCGCTTCTTGTCGCCGGCGTGGTGTTGTCTGCACGGACGGATGTCCGCCTTGCCCAGGTACATATGGGGCGTGCCGAAGCGTCCACCGCGGGTGACGGTGCCATCACCTTGTTGATGGCCGACATCCGCGACGGCGCTTTTAGCCTGGGAGGCGATGCCCGACTGCCGCAACAGCAATACCAGTTGGGGGATGTGCAGATCCATGTGCTTGCCGTACCCACGGAATGGTTGCTGGATGTGAACACGGCCTCCGCACCATTACTGGCCAATGTGTTCGAGATGTCTGGCGCTCTGCCCCGGGGCAATGCGCAGTACCTCGCCAACGCTGTTGTACAATGGCGTCAGGATGCGGGCAGGAGCGGAGGTACCCGATTGGAGGCCGTCGAGGACCTGCTAAGCGCTCCCGGTGTTAATCGCAGAACCTGGGATGGGGTCCGTGATTATGTTGCTGTGCCTGTCGGGGGTGTCGGACTTTCGCGCCCCGGTGCACGAGCGATGCAGCGGCTGCGACAGCTAGGTCAGCTGGCGCCGGAGAGCCGGGTTCGCAACAGGGGCCAGGCGCCCGTCGACGTTCCCTTGGGACAAACGCGGGCAAGGGGCTATCGCGTTGATGCCCTGGTAAAGATTGGCGAAACCTTTTGGTTGCGCCGGCGCTGGGTATCTCTGTCCGCTTCCCTTGGGGCATTGCCCTGGCGCGTCTACCGGACCGAGCCCGCGCGCATTGTGAGCCGCCCGGGACCCGCTGTTTAG
- a CDS encoding peptidylprolyl isomerase → MMKRVLIAISALLSVAVFAADDAGVLIADSGVVITTEEFEAIYDTMPPSLKAKMRDDVAERLEIINSLLVARKLAAEADKITPSDDDYWTLHAALVGAKYEYMFKRLVSEVSEPDFEPLARERYVTQKDKYAFVPEVRASSHILLISPPGIDRTEVRAKAQGLLDQLRAGADFEAMVAEYSDDAGTRARKGSLGKYIRFGDPGITPPYSEALFEIENVGEYSEVTDSQFGVHIIRLDAVQESAYAEFDKVRDVIITEIKREFAGLARDEVRGRFSITDDLYINGELMEELLSSQE, encoded by the coding sequence ATGATGAAACGTGTTTTGATCGCTATTTCCGCATTACTGAGCGTCGCTGTCTTCGCTGCTGACGATGCCGGTGTTTTGATCGCCGACAGTGGGGTTGTCATCACAACCGAGGAGTTTGAGGCAATCTACGACACCATGCCGCCGTCGCTGAAAGCAAAGATGAGAGACGATGTGGCTGAGCGTCTCGAAATCATCAACTCGCTACTTGTAGCCCGCAAACTTGCAGCAGAGGCCGACAAAATTACGCCGTCTGATGACGATTACTGGACCCTTCATGCAGCGCTTGTCGGGGCCAAGTATGAATACATGTTTAAGCGCCTGGTGTCCGAAGTGTCGGAGCCGGACTTTGAGCCTCTGGCCAGAGAGCGCTACGTGACTCAAAAAGATAAGTATGCATTTGTGCCGGAGGTGCGGGCGTCCAGTCACATTCTATTGATTTCGCCTCCGGGTATCGATCGAACCGAGGTTCGCGCCAAAGCCCAGGGTTTGCTGGATCAACTGCGCGCCGGCGCGGATTTCGAGGCCATGGTAGCCGAGTATTCTGACGATGCAGGTACGCGAGCCCGTAAGGGATCCCTGGGTAAGTATATTCGCTTTGGTGATCCCGGTATTACGCCGCCCTATTCTGAAGCGTTGTTTGAGATTGAAAACGTAGGCGAGTATTCCGAAGTCACGGACTCTCAGTTTGGTGTGCACATTATTCGTCTCGATGCCGTGCAGGAATCTGCCTATGCAGAGTTCGATAAGGTTCGGGACGTTATCATCACCGAAATCAAGCGCGAGTTCGCCGGTTTGGCCCGGGATGAAGTACGGGGTCGGTTCAGTATCACTGACGACCTTTATATCAATGGCGAACTCATGGAAGAACTCCTCTCTTCACAGGAGTAA
- a CDS encoding prepilin-type N-terminal cleavage/methylation domain-containing protein, protein MRPQEGGFTLVEMMVSVTILSLVMLATVTGLRTLASTQSSLNRVTDRNDEIRSVSSFLRDALESAVVGSSSGGLTMGGGSAEMTVFEASPTQLMWKTTMMFGESTGGSFVARVAQESDDIVLRWQKMDARGQMGDWNNAAARTLVEGAQEFSVAYRRQPNGLWLSEWDGRGAPGWVRLRIRSAERYWPDIVMEVAR, encoded by the coding sequence ATGCGCCCGCAAGAGGGCGGATTCACCCTTGTGGAGATGATGGTCTCCGTAACAATCCTGTCCCTGGTCATGCTGGCTACGGTCACGGGATTGCGCACCCTCGCGTCTACTCAAAGTTCCCTTAACCGCGTGACGGACCGCAACGATGAGATTCGCAGCGTCAGCAGCTTCTTACGGGATGCCCTGGAGTCCGCCGTCGTAGGTAGCAGCAGCGGCGGTTTGACCATGGGTGGTGGCAGTGCGGAGATGACGGTTTTTGAAGCATCGCCCACCCAGCTCATGTGGAAGACCACCATGATGTTTGGCGAGAGCACCGGGGGCAGCTTTGTCGCACGAGTAGCGCAGGAATCCGATGACATCGTCCTGCGCTGGCAGAAAATGGATGCCCGCGGTCAGATGGGTGATTGGAATAATGCGGCGGCGCGGACGTTAGTCGAGGGTGCCCAGGAGTTTTCTGTGGCTTACCGGCGCCAGCCCAATGGCCTATGGTTGTCGGAATGGGATGGAAGAGGCGCCCCCGGATGGGTGCGTCTACGAATCCGTTCCGCCGAGCGCTACTGGCCGGATATTGTGATGGAGGTGGCGCGATGA
- the gspG gene encoding type II secretion system major pseudopilin GspG: MSVKENTVSPNYRRPRTSQSGFTLMELLVVLAILGLLMSLVGPQVLNQLGGAKTKTALIQIRDLEQALEMYKLDVGRYPSTAQGLSALVTKPGGTAGWNGPYLKGDVPQDPWKQDYLYKYPGERGELDIFTYGQNGSPGGEGEDADVGNWQ; this comes from the coding sequence ATGAGTGTTAAGGAAAATACAGTGTCTCCAAACTATCGACGCCCCAGAACCTCTCAATCCGGCTTTACACTGATGGAGTTGCTGGTGGTCCTGGCGATTCTCGGGCTGCTCATGAGCCTCGTGGGGCCGCAGGTGCTTAATCAGCTGGGGGGTGCCAAGACCAAGACAGCGCTCATCCAGATCCGCGATCTGGAGCAGGCGCTGGAGATGTACAAGCTGGATGTCGGGCGTTATCCCAGCACGGCCCAGGGATTATCAGCCCTCGTGACCAAGCCGGGCGGGACCGCGGGGTGGAACGGACCGTATCTCAAAGGGGATGTGCCCCAGGATCCCTGGAAACAGGATTATCTCTACAAGTATCCCGGCGAGCGCGGTGAGCTCGATATTTTTACTTACGGGCAGAACGGCTCTCCCGGTGGTGAAGGCGAAGATGCCGACGTCGGCAACTGGCAGTAG
- a CDS encoding type II secretion system protein, translating to MRQQGFSLLEMVVAVAILGLALGALYQSVGGATRNVRADQRYAYAVELGRSLIADNSVVPLEGLQKTGETSGGFVWEVVASPLERARGSALGGGRLQLIDVRVSWPDGSRQRQITLSSVVAGVQR from the coding sequence ATGAGGCAGCAGGGCTTCTCGCTCTTGGAGATGGTGGTGGCTGTGGCCATCCTCGGTCTGGCCCTGGGCGCCCTCTACCAGTCCGTGGGTGGGGCGACACGGAACGTGCGCGCAGACCAGCGCTATGCCTACGCGGTGGAACTGGGTCGATCCCTGATTGCGGATAACAGCGTTGTCCCCCTGGAAGGCCTACAAAAAACCGGAGAAACCAGCGGCGGATTTGTCTGGGAGGTGGTGGCTTCTCCCCTGGAGCGCGCCCGGGGTTCTGCACTGGGCGGCGGACGATTGCAGCTCATTGATGTCCGGGTGTCCTGGCCCGACGGTAGCCGTCAGCGACAGATCACCCTGAGTTCCGTGGTCGCGGGTGTGCAGCGCTGA
- a CDS encoding GspH/FimT family pseudopilin → MPTSATGSSPSTAPGHSSWNARGFSLVELLVALAIAGMIMAAAVPSSVRFYEGMQRRQAVRDAVTLLASAREQALSSGRVQDVNVRPSSRRIWYGKRNHTLPDGLRITVHGAAELNREDIGVIRFYPDGSASGGGVDIAREDGSGTRISVDWLVGRVRQSALTPG, encoded by the coding sequence ATGCCGACGTCGGCAACTGGCAGTAGCCCCTCTACAGCGCCCGGGCACTCTTCCTGGAATGCCCGGGGATTCAGCCTCGTAGAGCTTTTGGTGGCCCTGGCGATTGCCGGGATGATCATGGCTGCCGCAGTGCCATCAAGCGTGCGTTTTTACGAGGGCATGCAGCGACGGCAAGCGGTCCGTGATGCCGTTACTTTACTGGCCTCAGCACGGGAGCAGGCCTTGTCGTCGGGGCGGGTGCAGGACGTTAACGTTCGACCGTCGAGTCGGCGCATCTGGTACGGCAAACGGAATCACACGCTTCCCGACGGACTGCGAATCACCGTTCACGGCGCCGCAGAGTTGAACCGCGAAGACATTGGCGTCATCCGCTTTTACCCCGATGGCAGCGCCAGCGGTGGTGGTGTGGATATTGCCCGGGAGGATGGCTCGGGCACCCGTATCAGCGTGGACTGGCTGGTGGGTCGTGTCAGGCAGAGCGCCTTGACCCCCGGATGA
- a CDS encoding PilN domain-containing protein: MAAQSNQWVLFGIDMRHVGQQWLSAWRELLLSTTSPLRQRLDEPVTLYRDGEAQVYQGGQPAAQTTQATECSAQLLPDQFVLARALSVPIAAEAELTSVLAMEVAAASPFNAEDTVFGWRETGRDPQLVHVSMAIASRTAIDRWRRDEQLSSASHGASDTEIWAEANGALVALEGFGEALRERLYRRRLLRTGILVGAVLALIMVLAAVFAMEQRISLNRFEYMQSRIQNESQAVSAMRATMVDANETIRAANALVAEYPNPHLEIARLTELLSDEAHILHFSMRGRDLRVRGRARDAAVVMQTLAQTPSFASVTAPQAITAVGNTGLEQFHLDIELSTPADAGDDS; this comes from the coding sequence GTGGCAGCGCAAAGCAATCAATGGGTGCTCTTCGGCATCGATATGCGTCACGTCGGACAGCAATGGCTGTCCGCGTGGCGCGAGCTATTGCTGTCCACGACCTCGCCTCTGCGACAACGTCTTGATGAGCCCGTAACCCTTTATCGCGACGGGGAGGCGCAGGTGTATCAGGGTGGGCAACCGGCGGCGCAAACAACACAGGCCACGGAATGCAGTGCGCAGCTGTTGCCCGATCAATTTGTGCTTGCCCGGGCGCTCAGTGTCCCTATTGCTGCGGAGGCGGAATTGACCTCGGTCCTGGCGATGGAAGTCGCCGCTGCCAGCCCATTCAACGCTGAGGATACGGTGTTTGGCTGGCGTGAAACCGGCAGGGATCCGCAGCTTGTTCACGTGTCGATGGCGATTGCGTCCCGCACTGCTATCGATCGCTGGAGGCGGGATGAGCAGCTGTCTTCTGCATCTCATGGAGCCTCGGATACGGAAATCTGGGCAGAGGCGAATGGCGCCCTCGTTGCACTGGAAGGTTTTGGTGAGGCGCTGCGGGAGCGGCTTTATCGACGACGCCTGCTGCGCACGGGTATTCTCGTGGGCGCGGTGCTCGCGCTGATTATGGTCCTGGCGGCGGTGTTTGCCATGGAGCAGCGCATCTCCCTGAATCGCTTTGAATACATGCAGTCGCGGATTCAAAACGAATCCCAGGCCGTCTCGGCCATGCGGGCAACAATGGTCGATGCCAACGAGACCATCCGGGCGGCCAATGCCCTGGTTGCCGAATATCCCAACCCTCATCTCGAAATCGCAAGACTCACGGAGCTGCTGTCAGACGAGGCGCACATCCTGCATTTTTCCATGCGCGGTCGGGATCTGCGCGTGCGCGGACGAGCTCGGGATGCCGCCGTGGTTATGCAAACCCTTGCGCAAACGCCCAGCTTTGCGAGCGTCACCGCGCCTCAGGCCATCACGGCTGTGGGCAACACGGGACTCGAGCAGTTTCATCTGGACATCGAACTCAGCACCCCGGCGGATGCTGGTGACGACTCGTGA